The nucleotide sequence AATAGATAattagatattttattttttttgtagttcTAGAAGATGCCAAGACAAATTCAAAGCAatcatgcttttctttttcaaattatcaaaaatcgaaTCACTCGAAATCTCAATGACTAATGACTTTAACCAGGAAAAGGTTTCAGGTTTGAATCTTCTATGAcattaacaataaaaaatattatatgatttatccaaaaaaaatcataaattttgtgtaaaagtaagttttttttttaaaaaaaaaaaacacttttacCATTAGTTTGAGCTTTTAAAGTAAGTAGCTTTTCATATGATATTGTTATAATTTCTGCTCAAAACTCAGCTTCACCTGttttacaaaaacaaaataaaaatattaacacTTTTAAGTTTGGTAGGTGGTGTAAATTGacaccaacgagaggtggttcgatTGGAAATCAATTAGATTAGGTATATGCTTGCTCAAAGTTCGATTTCAATTAGAAACATATTTCtgaatggtatttaaaaaaagattgGTGCAAAttggcaaaaaaataaataataaacttgTTTTAAAAGTTTGAGGAAGTTAATGAAGAGTTGTTGGTGATTTCCTATATAACCAACCATACGAGATAGGTTGGACAATCACTATCCAATTGGATTCTCCAATTTTGCCACACCAATACTTTTATAGTTGACCATTAAATTTTATACAAATATAGTTGCCCtctaacaattaaaaaaaagatacaagttattttttgaatttgtaaaCCTTTGTGATATCCCAAccaacatcaaaatcaattgaTATGTCCCCACCGGCATGACCCAACAATATGGGTGAAGGCCAAGTGTGTGTGTAGAGGCAAATCAATTAGGGGGCGTTTAGTTGTCATATTGAGTGGGCAATGAAGGTAGTAGGAATCCCttgttttcttatttaattGAGTTTTAGAATGGTTAAATGGCAAATTCATTCCACCTTCAATTTTCCCTTACAGAGAATAGTTCATGTTCATCAAAAGGCGAAAGAGTTTTGTTCCGAAAAGACTCaaaggaaaaataatttttgataGTTAATGTTATTACATATAATTCTCATACTTTTTTAGAGTCCCACATCAAAATGATGTTTGGACATAATATCCTTTATAAGGATAAGCCCTCCACTATACTAACAAGGCCTTTTTCCTAAACTTAACTGAGTTGGAACAAAATCGAAcggacccgatgtatccacgattttccaaaaaaaaatgccaTTCGTTTGATGAGAAATGAAAAGGAATATCGAAAATTCGAGTGACTGAAGCTGAAGCTGAAACAATGACTTTCGAAGTAATATGAAACTGATAAattcaaagcgaacaatattattgCCTTGTTGGAATGAGTGGGCTGAGAATTTACAACATCCTCCGGTTCACTCCGAACTTTATAACTAACGAGATAATCATGAACCGATTTGTTGAATAAAAAGGGTTATGAAATTGCAAGTGGATTGTACTAAtcagtatttttattttaacaaAATGTGCCccaagggaaaaagaaaagcacaGAAAAGAATAAAGATATATTCAATCCAAATCTCAGACACTATGATTACAGAAATGGTTGACATACTGGCTCCTTTCAcatggcatatttaattgaatcACACATATCATCATCTTTTTGAATGACACTTGCAAATCTCAGACAAATATTATTGGACCCACCGAATGTCCCACGAAACCAAAATGACAACTCCTTAAAAAGTTCCTCATTGTCATCTCAACATCCCACCTaacttaaccttttttttttctttttatttattaccATTTTAATGTAATAAATTAACCCAATATCAATCAGCCGGGCATCTGGAGTCGAGACTGCACGCAGTTTCTTATCTCATCGTACAAtctgttttttaaatttacaaAACAGTGTGGATCTCATATCTGATGGTGATACAAGAAACTGCATGAATTTTCACTGCAAGGGGTCGAGACCCCGAAATCGAGAAAAATTACTGCGGCATGAAGTATGCACATACACCCATCTCTCGCCGcacaaaacaaattaagaaaagaaGATAAGAGAATATTTAGCTATTGAGGACAAGctagagagggagagaaaatGATAATTAGTAAGCTGAACGAACAGACAGAAAGCAAAGCCAACCTGTTAACATTttgttttgatataaatttttcCATAAAGTGATGCCTGGAGAATCTTTCCCCAAATCTTTCACAGTTAAAGATCACAACATGCCTCTCCTTATATATTTAAtcacattttatgttttttttattattttattcgttatatatatatatataatctacaCTCCCCTCTCTCCTTCAATATTACATCGACAGAGGATCATCATCCATGGCAGGCACAGTCCATGTCAAGGAGGCTGTAATGGTCGTTCCAAGCGAGCCTACACCTACTcggctcctctctctctccgcCCTCGATTCGCAGCTCTTTTTGCGTTTCACTGTCGAGTACCTTCTAGTCTACAGCTTTCGCCCTGGTTCGGACCCACATGCCATCACGGCTCGAGTCAAGGCTGCACTCGCTAAATCCTTGGTCCTGTATTATCCGCTGGCCGGTCGAGTCAGGGCCAAGCCCGATGGCTCGGGGCTTGAGGTTGTTTGTCGAGCCCAGGGTGCGCTGTTCATCGACGCCACGTCGGATGAGACGGTAAGTGATTTCGAAAGGGCCCCACGTTATGTTACAGAGTGGAGGAAACTATTGTCTCTCGATGTACCAGATGTTCTCAAGGGGGCCCCACCTCTTGTTATTCAGCTGACGTGGCTGAGAGACGGTGGTGCCACGTTAGGCGTTGGTGTAAATCACGCCCTCTGTGACGGTATTGGAAGCGCTGAGTTTCTCAACTCGTTGGCAGAGCTCGCGATGGGTAAACTCGGCCGTGTTGGCCCGCCCGTTTGGGATCGGCACCTTTTGGACTCGACATTCACTCAGTGTAATCGTAAAAAATTCCTGAGTCATCCCGAGTTCAATCGAGTCCCGGACCATTGTGGCTTTCTGAATCGCTTCTCTAACGAAAGACTAACACCGACTTCCCTAATATTCGATAAAAGATTCCAAAATGAGCTCAAGAAACTCGCTCTGTCAACGAGTCGACCCGCCGAGTCTTCCTACACCTGTTTTGAGGTTGTCTCCGCTCACGTATGGAGGAACTGGGCCAGATCTTTAAACCTGCCGCCTAATCAAATCCTGAAACTTCTCTTTAGCGTGAACATCAGAAGCCGAGTGAAACCGATTTTACCGAGTGGCTACAACGGGAACGCGTTCGTGCTCGGTTGTGCGGAGGCAAATGTGAAAGAACTCACAGAGAACGGTCTAGGTCACGCGGCGAGTTTGGTGAAGAGAG is from Tripterygium wilfordii isolate XIE 37 chromosome 14, ASM1340144v1, whole genome shotgun sequence and encodes:
- the LOC120014467 gene encoding alcohol acyltransferase 9-like gives rise to the protein MAGTVHVKEAVMVVPSEPTPTRLLSLSALDSQLFLRFTVEYLLVYSFRPGSDPHAITARVKAALAKSLVLYYPLAGRVRAKPDGSGLEVVCRAQGALFIDATSDETVSDFERAPRYVTEWRKLLSLDVPDVLKGAPPLVIQLTWLRDGGATLGVGVNHALCDGIGSAEFLNSLAELAMGKLGRVGPPVWDRHLLDSTFTQCNRKKFLSHPEFNRVPDHCGFLNRFSNERLTPTSLIFDKRFQNELKKLALSTSRPAESSYTCFEVVSAHVWRNWARSLNLPPNQILKLLFSVNIRSRVKPILPSGYNGNAFVLGCAEANVKELTENGLGHAASLVKRAKERVDSDYVKSVVESVSQSKACPDSVGVLIMSQWSRLGLENVDIGVGRPVHVGPICSDKYCLILPVQDQTAAVKVMVALPASAADKYEYLVKKST